The Saccharopolyspora gloriosae genome has a segment encoding these proteins:
- a CDS encoding Eco57I restriction-modification methylase domain-containing protein yields the protein MSSFDSIVVSGEFVSEHYLVEQFPARVRTLRKTWAEREELKVATPRSGLLAVAGSVVSSLTAAREGRAGELPELYRRLRVALGFVSGGGASDGDGSVDSVPEPVRVQRRGAEVEVRAVPVRTASGLHLVVLEAADAATVEDVLDWHPDSARDAEGAGRLLDPALIDGKPEHGTARVISALFAAEERQRPDWVLVQAGGWLLLTERQRWPEGRWVAVDVATAAERRDAKVAGELETIAALVGSDALVPGPDGSCGWDGVLDESVKHAVGVSKDLREGVRESVELVANEIVARRRRAGLKVEEVAEGLPKNAALPMLLQRQALRFLYRILFLLYAEARPELGILPSQAPEYADGYGLDRLRDLALVELTDPRSLEGTHLYESLHRLFRLVDQGHEPGDDGAGLRFEALRADLFADGAISLIDAPSDVDERWGSERQVIRGVGLGNECLQLVLRKLLLSKPGKGRDAGFVSYAQLGINQLGAVYEGLMSYSGFLATEDLYEVAKGGDPSKGTWVVTTDQARELEALDSGVFVKVRNPETGELVNRRHERGSFVFRLSGRERQRSASYYTPEVLTRCVVKHSLAELLDQDDQRTPARRILELTVCEPALGSGAFLIEAVNQLAEEYLKRAQQEAGEEIPPEQYALELQKVKAYLSLHQCYGVDLNATARELAEVSLWLNAMHSGLRAPWFGLHLKRGNSLIGARRAVYEVPPEKTFSWLKEVPADLALSGDVPLGALEARKVHHFLLPAQGWGAVADTREAKELAPAETQELKDWRKKVRRSPSKTQRKRLYALAERVEALWSLAAQRLEIAEEKISRQADVWGAADLAQRGNGVTREQVERFLNDQNNSYRRLRLAMDAWCALWFWPVTTDVEPPDWDDWLDGLEAVLGVAYKAESKKDTPQSSLFSTRTQWADLDDAEHEQRVWFRMTEISKVLEAHKWLKTCTEIAEREGFFHWELDFAGIFMHGGFDLQVGNPPWVQPKWDDDAILAEADPWFTFNERADVDVRRGRRERAVSSGYVSDYLDERSYNAGLNSYLNSDVDWPLLSGQADLYRCFMGQTWALMKISGISGLVHPETHFTEVRAGRLRAATYRRLRRHWHFRNALHLFEEIGHKVNFGVSIYGRSGPVDFLNMSSVYSPETVERSELHDGSGVEPGTHDDLGDIDTTPHRGRIVRVGVSVLKGWSGLLDEPGTPPEEARMARSVNEASQVVLDKLARASRFGDLGFNWTRGWEEDVDRRAGYFVRKSEVVEKIDDLILQGPHFTVATPLAKQPRESMRSAGDYDEWDLEEIEEWSIPRSSYQRSVSSDQYFAEYPHWGGAPSSDYWRLAWRAMADSSMSRTLHATLIPPGPTHLFSVFALNAPIRDLAIAAGLWASIPLDFLVKVSGKTNLKVDVVSRLPHRSGFILEQEMLLRSLRLNCLTRYYEPLWCDLFDEQWRQDEWTHDLTNRPALGDVGPEWEMSTPLRVDFDRRQALVEIDALAAIMLEITAEELCTIYRTQFGVLRKYEKAMRFDANGRQVPNDVLKDYEKRGARADLGRYELPFTGVDREKDMTRAHERFSQRLAARS from the coding sequence TTGAGTTCGTTCGATTCGATCGTGGTGTCCGGTGAGTTCGTCTCGGAGCACTATCTGGTGGAGCAGTTCCCGGCGCGGGTGCGGACGTTGCGCAAGACGTGGGCGGAGCGCGAGGAGCTGAAGGTGGCGACGCCGCGCAGTGGTCTGCTGGCGGTGGCGGGTTCGGTGGTGTCGTCGTTGACGGCGGCGCGCGAGGGCCGTGCGGGCGAGTTACCGGAGCTGTATCGCAGGCTGCGGGTGGCGTTGGGTTTCGTTTCCGGTGGTGGCGCGTCGGACGGGGATGGCTCGGTCGATTCCGTGCCGGAGCCGGTGCGGGTGCAGCGGCGTGGCGCGGAGGTGGAGGTGCGGGCGGTGCCGGTGCGCACCGCGTCGGGCCTGCACTTGGTGGTGTTGGAGGCGGCGGACGCGGCGACGGTCGAGGACGTGCTGGATTGGCATCCGGATTCGGCGCGGGACGCGGAGGGCGCGGGCCGGTTGCTCGATCCCGCGTTGATCGACGGTAAGCCGGAGCACGGCACGGCGCGGGTGATTTCGGCGTTGTTCGCGGCGGAGGAGCGGCAGCGCCCGGATTGGGTGTTGGTGCAGGCCGGCGGCTGGTTGTTGCTGACGGAGCGGCAGCGGTGGCCGGAGGGGCGTTGGGTCGCGGTGGATGTGGCGACGGCCGCGGAGCGCCGCGATGCGAAGGTGGCCGGCGAGTTGGAGACGATCGCGGCGCTGGTCGGTTCGGATGCGCTGGTGCCGGGGCCGGATGGTTCGTGCGGCTGGGATGGCGTGCTGGACGAGTCGGTGAAGCACGCGGTGGGTGTGTCGAAGGACTTGCGTGAGGGTGTGCGCGAGTCGGTGGAGTTGGTGGCGAACGAGATCGTCGCCCGTCGCCGCCGCGCGGGTTTGAAGGTCGAAGAGGTGGCCGAGGGGCTGCCGAAGAACGCCGCGCTGCCGATGTTGTTGCAGCGCCAGGCGTTGCGGTTCCTGTACCGCATCTTGTTCTTGTTGTACGCGGAGGCACGCCCGGAGCTGGGCATTTTGCCGTCGCAGGCCCCGGAGTACGCCGACGGCTACGGCTTGGACCGGTTGCGGGATTTGGCGTTGGTGGAGCTCACGGATCCGCGTTCGCTGGAGGGCACCCACCTGTACGAGTCGTTGCACCGGTTGTTCCGCCTGGTCGACCAGGGCCACGAGCCGGGCGATGACGGAGCTGGGCTGCGCTTTGAGGCGTTGCGCGCGGATCTGTTCGCCGACGGCGCGATCAGCCTGATCGACGCACCGTCCGATGTGGACGAACGATGGGGGTCGGAGCGGCAGGTGATCCGCGGTGTCGGCTTGGGCAACGAGTGTTTGCAGCTGGTGCTGCGGAAGTTGTTGCTGTCGAAGCCGGGCAAGGGCCGGGACGCGGGTTTCGTGTCGTACGCGCAGCTGGGCATCAACCAGTTGGGCGCGGTGTACGAGGGCTTGATGTCCTACAGCGGGTTCTTGGCGACGGAGGACTTGTATGAGGTCGCGAAGGGCGGCGACCCGAGCAAGGGAACGTGGGTGGTCACCACGGATCAGGCGCGTGAACTGGAGGCGCTGGATTCGGGCGTGTTCGTGAAGGTGCGGAACCCGGAGACGGGTGAGCTGGTGAACCGCAGGCACGAGCGGGGTTCGTTCGTGTTCCGATTATCGGGCCGGGAGCGGCAGCGCAGCGCCTCGTACTACACGCCGGAGGTGTTGACGCGGTGCGTGGTGAAGCATTCGCTGGCGGAGCTGCTGGATCAGGACGACCAGCGGACCCCGGCGCGGCGGATCTTGGAGTTGACGGTGTGCGAGCCGGCGCTGGGGTCGGGCGCGTTCCTGATCGAGGCGGTGAACCAGCTCGCCGAGGAGTACTTGAAGCGGGCACAGCAGGAGGCCGGGGAGGAGATCCCGCCGGAGCAGTACGCGCTGGAGCTGCAGAAGGTGAAGGCGTATCTGAGCCTGCACCAGTGCTACGGCGTGGACTTGAACGCGACGGCGCGGGAGCTGGCGGAGGTGTCGCTGTGGCTGAACGCGATGCACTCCGGCCTGCGCGCCCCGTGGTTCGGCCTGCACCTGAAGCGCGGCAATTCGCTGATCGGCGCGCGGCGCGCGGTGTACGAGGTGCCGCCGGAGAAAACGTTCTCCTGGTTGAAGGAGGTCCCGGCGGACCTGGCGTTGAGCGGTGACGTGCCGCTGGGCGCGTTGGAGGCCCGCAAGGTGCACCACTTCCTGTTGCCGGCCCAAGGCTGGGGAGCGGTCGCCGACACGAGGGAAGCGAAGGAACTCGCCCCGGCCGAAACCCAGGAACTGAAGGACTGGCGCAAGAAGGTCCGCCGCTCACCGAGCAAGACGCAGCGGAAACGGCTGTACGCCTTAGCGGAGCGGGTCGAGGCGTTGTGGTCGCTGGCCGCGCAGCGGCTGGAGATCGCCGAGGAGAAGATCAGCCGCCAGGCCGACGTGTGGGGAGCAGCGGACCTGGCTCAACGCGGCAACGGCGTGACCCGTGAGCAGGTCGAACGGTTCCTCAACGACCAGAACAACTCCTACCGCCGCCTGCGGCTGGCGATGGACGCGTGGTGCGCGCTGTGGTTCTGGCCGGTCACGACCGACGTCGAGCCGCCGGATTGGGACGACTGGCTAGACGGCCTGGAAGCCGTCCTCGGAGTCGCCTACAAGGCGGAGAGCAAGAAGGACACCCCGCAGAGCAGCCTGTTCAGCACCCGCACCCAGTGGGCCGACCTCGACGACGCCGAACACGAACAACGCGTCTGGTTCCGCATGACGGAGATCAGCAAGGTCTTGGAAGCGCACAAGTGGCTGAAAACCTGCACGGAGATCGCAGAGCGTGAGGGCTTCTTCCACTGGGAACTCGACTTCGCAGGGATCTTCATGCACGGCGGGTTCGACTTGCAGGTGGGGAATCCGCCATGGGTTCAGCCGAAGTGGGATGATGACGCGATCCTGGCAGAAGCCGATCCGTGGTTCACTTTCAATGAACGAGCGGATGTCGACGTTAGGCGTGGCCGGAGGGAACGGGCAGTCAGTAGCGGATACGTAAGCGACTACCTCGATGAGCGGTCCTACAATGCGGGATTGAACTCATATCTGAATAGTGATGTCGACTGGCCATTGCTTTCTGGTCAAGCAGATCTATACAGATGTTTCATGGGGCAGACGTGGGCATTAATGAAAATATCCGGAATATCTGGTTTGGTGCATCCTGAAACGCACTTTACTGAGGTTCGAGCTGGGCGTTTGCGTGCGGCGACGTATCGACGTTTGCGGCGACATTGGCATTTTCGAAACGCCCTGCATCTCTTCGAGGAGATTGGTCATAAGGTAAATTTCGGAGTCTCCATCTATGGGAGAAGCGGGCCAGTTGATTTCCTGAATATGTCATCGGTGTATTCTCCGGAGACTGTGGAGAGGTCCGAGCTGCATGATGGATCTGGTGTAGAACCGGGAACTCATGACGATCTTGGGGATATCGACACCACTCCTCATCGTGGTCGAATTGTGAGGGTGGGAGTTTCTGTTTTGAAGGGTTGGTCCGGCCTTCTTGATGAGCCAGGAACTCCTCCCGAAGAGGCACGTATGGCTAGGTCTGTGAATGAAGCTAGCCAAGTTGTTCTCGATAAACTCGCTCGCGCGTCACGATTTGGCGATCTGGGGTTTAACTGGACGCGCGGCTGGGAGGAAGACGTTGATCGACGTGCGGGTTACTTTGTTCGAAAGTCTGAAGTGGTTGAAAAGATAGATGATCTGATTTTGCAAGGTCCGCATTTTACTGTCGCTACGCCGTTGGCTAAGCAGCCCAGGGAATCGATGCGGAGTGCGGGAGACTACGATGAGTGGGACTTGGAAGAAATTGAGGAGTGGTCGATTCCTCGGTCGAGCTACCAACGTTCTGTATCTTCGGATCAATACTTTGCGGAGTACCCCCATTGGGGTGGCGCTCCTTCTAGTGATTATTGGCGTCTAGCATGGAGGGCGATGGCCGATTCGTCGATGTCGCGAACCCTCCATGCAACACTGATTCCTCCTGGGCCAACGCACCTCTTTAGTGTTTTCGCGTTAAATGCTCCAATAAGGGATTTGGCTATTGCGGCAGGGTTGTGGGCATCGATCCCTCTGGATTTTCTCGTAAAAGTGAGCGGGAAGACAAACTTGAAAGTTGATGTCGTCTCTCGCTTGCCGCATCGGAGTGGATTTATTTTGGAGCAGGAGATGCTCCTTCGCTCGCTTCGGCTAAACTGTCTAACGCGATATTATGAACCGCTCTGGTGTGATCTGTTCGATGAGCAGTGGCGGCAAGATGAGTGGACTCACGATCTCACTAACCGGCCGGCGTTGGGGGATGTGGGTCCGGAGTGGGAGATGAGTACGCCGTTGCGGGTTGATTTTGATCGGCGGCAGGCGTTGGTGGAGATTGATGCGTTGGCGGCGATCATGTTGGAGATCACCGCTGAGGAGTTGTGCACGATTTACCGCACGCAGTTCGGGGTGTTGCGGAAGTATGAGAAGGCGATGCGGTTCGACGCCAATGGGCGGCAGGTGCCGAATGACGTGCTGAAGGACTACGAGAAGCGCGGGGCGCGGGCCGACCTCGGGCGGTACGAGCTGCCGTTCACCGGGGTGGATCGGGAGAAGGACATGACTCGGGCGCACGAGCGCTTCAGCCAGCGTCTCGCGGCCCGGTCCTGA
- a CDS encoding zinc finger protein, translating into MLGGSSGLVVYWRPMRGERHAFSPDRPPREGDERSALCGLSDVLVEPSEVDWLDPTCEDCGRQARNLVDLRQKLRS; encoded by the coding sequence GTGCTCGGAGGAAGTTCAGGTCTCGTCGTGTACTGGCGGCCGATGCGCGGCGAGCGGCACGCGTTCAGCCCGGACCGGCCACCTCGGGAAGGTGACGAGCGCAGCGCGTTGTGCGGACTCAGCGACGTACTCGTCGAACCATCCGAAGTGGACTGGCTGGATCCGACTTGCGAGGACTGCGGGCGGCAGGCCAGGAACCTCGTTGACCTGCGGCAGAAACTACGGTCCTGA
- a CDS encoding phosphoribosyltransferase, which produces MNRTIATEYFTELAARAGAGFLRNTLRKNGLTCNTCTVPVEPHYPICYKCKQTRDIAGQIGANIANLVVPLSYAIDGTQSGHLMYSYKTMAATRAGIEQLKLLCQIGLVMHWPCIQSIVGRPITAWTTVPSTRTRGSTDHLRSIAQPAINELLIHHKATGQSADLTELRLVTGPGFQEKPRKLIPEMWLPSFDTDFSGHHVLLVEDTWVTGGNAQSTAASLRSNGAQAVTVLTLTRWLNPKTKLVSEFISSNLSHRDYNLFSCPATASDCHLEILNHSI; this is translated from the coding sequence GTGAACAGGACCATCGCCACTGAATACTTCACAGAGCTCGCAGCTAGAGCCGGTGCAGGTTTTCTACGCAACACACTGCGCAAGAACGGCTTAACTTGCAATACTTGCACAGTGCCGGTTGAGCCTCACTATCCAATATGCTACAAGTGCAAACAGACTAGGGATATTGCAGGTCAAATCGGCGCGAATATCGCCAACCTTGTAGTTCCATTGTCCTATGCCATCGATGGAACTCAATCAGGCCACCTGATGTACAGCTACAAGACCATGGCCGCCACTAGAGCAGGAATTGAGCAACTAAAACTCCTGTGCCAGATTGGCCTAGTAATGCATTGGCCTTGTATTCAAAGCATCGTTGGGCGACCAATTACAGCGTGGACCACCGTCCCTTCCACTCGGACTCGTGGATCAACTGACCACCTCAGGTCGATAGCGCAGCCAGCTATAAACGAGTTGCTAATTCACCACAAGGCGACAGGCCAATCGGCCGACTTGACCGAACTTCGCCTAGTCACCGGCCCAGGGTTTCAAGAGAAGCCAAGGAAACTCATTCCGGAGATGTGGCTGCCATCTTTCGACACAGACTTCTCCGGTCATCATGTGCTGCTCGTGGAAGACACTTGGGTAACCGGAGGAAATGCGCAGAGTACTGCGGCATCTCTCCGATCGAATGGAGCACAAGCTGTCACCGTACTTACTTTGACCCGCTGGCTCAACCCGAAAACAAAACTCGTCTCAGAATTCATTTCTAGCAACCTTTCGCATCGAGATTACAACCTATTTTCCTGCCCTGCAACAGCAAGCGATTGTCATCTGGAAATTCTTAACCACTCGATCTGA
- a CDS encoding DNA-processing protein DprA, producing MFDDPAAESAAPVWDEAERAALVALLRERPDGLSWPELTAEVSGEGSARAVWERLVPGDLFGAESATLTQAASDVAAWRGADFEFLTFLDEAYPVQLREVHEMPPVLFARGTLRPADPGICVVGSRSASEHGRRVAGVIARNLAQRDITVVSGLAKGIDTAAHTAALEAGGRTVACIGTGITGHYPAENRELQERIAQDGLVLSQFWPDAPPRPQNFPMRNAIMSGYGRATVIVEAGEKSGARIQARRAVEHGRSVILIDKVVETNTWAKALVDRPGVHVATSTREVMDLAENLLHPKIPTDDLLSRFMAMRGEQDHRH from the coding sequence ATGTTCGACGACCCGGCGGCGGAGTCGGCGGCACCGGTGTGGGACGAGGCCGAGCGGGCCGCCCTGGTCGCGCTGCTGCGGGAACGACCGGACGGCTTGTCCTGGCCGGAACTCACCGCCGAGGTCAGCGGCGAAGGCAGCGCCCGAGCCGTGTGGGAAAGGCTGGTGCCCGGTGACCTGTTCGGCGCGGAGTCGGCGACGCTGACTCAGGCAGCCTCGGACGTGGCGGCGTGGCGCGGTGCCGACTTCGAGTTCCTGACCTTCCTCGACGAGGCTTACCCGGTGCAGCTCCGCGAGGTGCACGAGATGCCACCGGTGTTGTTCGCCCGCGGCACGCTGCGGCCCGCGGACCCGGGGATCTGTGTGGTCGGATCCCGGTCGGCTTCGGAACACGGGCGGCGGGTTGCGGGCGTCATCGCGCGGAACCTGGCTCAGCGCGACATCACCGTCGTCTCCGGCCTAGCCAAGGGAATCGACACCGCCGCACACACGGCCGCTCTCGAAGCGGGCGGCAGAACAGTCGCCTGCATCGGCACCGGCATCACCGGGCACTACCCAGCCGAGAACCGCGAACTGCAAGAACGCATCGCCCAGGACGGCTTGGTGCTCTCCCAGTTCTGGCCGGACGCGCCGCCGCGACCGCAGAACTTCCCGATGCGCAACGCCATCATGTCCGGCTACGGACGAGCCACCGTCATCGTCGAAGCAGGCGAAAAGAGCGGCGCCCGAATCCAAGCCCGGCGGGCCGTGGAGCACGGCCGCTCGGTCATCCTCATCGACAAGGTCGTCGAAACCAACACCTGGGCGAAAGCACTCGTGGACCGCCCCGGCGTCCACGTCGCCACCAGCACCCGCGAAGTCATGGACCTGGCCGAAAACCTGCTCCACCCAAAAATCCCCACCGACGACCTCCTGAGCAGGTTCATGGCCATGCGAGGTGAACAGGACCATCGCCACTGA
- a CDS encoding DUF397 domain-containing protein has protein sequence MSIARVRALSEARWRKSSRSSSNSYCVEVAVATEVVRVRDTKDRTAGTLTFPRRHWTNFLTTLRSDH, from the coding sequence ATGAGCATTGCCCGCGTTCGAGCACTGAGCGAAGCCCGCTGGCGTAAGTCCAGCCGCAGCAGCAGCAACTCTTACTGCGTCGAGGTCGCCGTGGCGACCGAGGTGGTCAGGGTGCGGGACACGAAGGACCGCACCGCCGGCACCCTCACCTTCCCCCGCCGGCACTGGACGAACTTCCTCACCACCCTGCGCTCGGACCACTGA
- a CDS encoding helix-turn-helix transcriptional regulator translates to MAPTSPTVAAWALGLRLREKRTEAGLSGGKAAERIGTAAAYLSDVEHGKKTVAADRLDKMIAAYDFNDDEADELRALREDATGRGWWTKYSALFSEDLLRFFGFEHGAESICSYEGGVVHGMLQTEAYAQAIIEAGQANLRMAEVERRVHSRMLRRSRLGGDDPLRLTAIMSEAVLQQAVGGVDVLRDQLNHLVDVIDKHSESVQLHIIPFDAGGHPALGASTFHLMTFPSARLPTLLWQESVTSTQLIMDGLTAREYQLAFHEAAKLSLSREDSLRLIKSSAGLL, encoded by the coding sequence ATGGCACCGACCTCGCCCACCGTCGCCGCGTGGGCACTGGGGCTTCGCTTGCGCGAGAAGCGAACCGAAGCCGGGCTGAGCGGCGGCAAAGCAGCCGAGCGCATCGGCACAGCCGCCGCGTACCTCTCGGATGTGGAGCACGGGAAGAAGACCGTCGCCGCCGACCGGCTGGACAAGATGATCGCGGCGTACGACTTCAACGACGACGAGGCCGACGAACTCCGCGCCCTACGCGAGGACGCCACCGGACGCGGCTGGTGGACGAAGTACTCAGCCCTGTTCAGCGAAGACCTGCTCCGCTTCTTCGGGTTCGAGCACGGCGCGGAGAGCATCTGTTCCTACGAAGGCGGAGTCGTGCACGGCATGCTCCAGACCGAGGCCTACGCGCAAGCGATCATCGAAGCGGGGCAAGCAAATCTCCGCATGGCCGAGGTCGAGCGCCGGGTCCATAGCCGGATGCTTCGACGTTCCCGCCTCGGCGGCGATGACCCGCTCCGCCTGACCGCGATCATGAGTGAAGCGGTCCTCCAGCAAGCAGTCGGCGGAGTCGATGTGCTGCGAGACCAGCTGAATCACCTCGTCGACGTGATCGACAAGCACTCAGAATCCGTACAACTGCACATCATTCCGTTCGACGCCGGAGGCCATCCTGCGCTCGGGGCATCGACCTTCCACCTGATGACGTTCCCAAGTGCACGGCTGCCAACCCTGCTGTGGCAGGAGTCCGTTACTTCGACGCAGCTCATCATGGACGGCTTGACCGCCCGCGAGTACCAGCTCGCATTCCATGAAGCAGCCAAGCTCAGCCTGAGCAGGGAGGATTCCCTCCGCTTGATCAAATCATCGGCGGGTCTGCTTTAG